CTGGGTCGACCTCTTTGAAGGAAAAGTCATCATATTAGACATAAATGATAACACTCCATCTTTCCCGTCCCCTGTCCTCACACTGTCTGTGGAGGAGAACAGACCTATTGGAACCCTTTATCTATTGCCCACAGCCACAGACAGAGATTTTGGCAGAAATGGAATAGAGAGATATGAGCTTATTCAGGACAATGGGGAGAACTCAAGACGCTTGGGCTCTTCCGGGGGTCGAGACAACGGGGATTCATACTCAGGCAAGAGGAGATTTGATGATGGGGCAAGCAGGAGCAGCGTCTTTGAACTGCAAGTTGCTGACACTACTGACGGGGAGAAGCAGCCTCAACTCATCATTAAAGGGGCCCTGGATAGGGAGCAGAGAGACTCCTATGAGCTCACACTGCGTGTTAGGGATGGAGGAGACCCCCCTCGCTCATCACAGGCCATTCTGAGGGTGATGATCACTGATGTGAATGACAACAGCCCTCGGTTTGAGAAGAGCGTGTATGAGGCTGACCTACCAGAAAACAGCTCTCCTGGTGCCCCCATCCTGCAGCTCAAAGCAGCTGACGCAGACGTGGGGGTCAATGGTCAAATAGAGTATGTGTTTGGGGCAGCCACAGAGTCAGTGAGGAGGCTCCTGAGGTTGGATGAGAGCACAGGGTGGCTGAGTGTGTTGCACCGCATTGACCGTGAAGAAGTGAGCCAACTGAGGTTCACGGTAATGGCCCGTGACCGTGGCCAGCCGCCAAAAATGGACAAGGCAACTGTGGTGTTGAACATCAAGGATGAGAATGACAATGTTCCCGCCATTGAGATACGGAAAATTGGACGCATTTTCTTGAAAGATGGGGTAGCCAACGTGGCTGAGGATGTGGTGGTAGACACACCCATTGCCTTAGTTCAGGTGTCGGACCGGGACCAGGGGGAAAATGGCATAGTGACCTGCACAGTGGTAGGGGATGTGCCCTTTCAGCTCAAACCAGCCAGTGAGATGGAGGGTGAgcagaataaaaagaaatattttcTCCACACCTCTGCACCACTGGACTACGAGGCCACACAGGAATACAATGTGGTCATAGTGGCTGTGGACTCTGGAAGCCCCAGTCTGGCAAGTAATAACTCTCTTATCGTCAAAGTGGGCGACACCAACGACAACCCTCCTATCTTCAGCCAGAGCGTAGTAGAGGTGTCGTTTCCAGAAAACAATGCCCCTGGCGAGAGGGTGACAACTGTGGCAGCCATTGACGCAGATAGTGGGAAGAACGCTGAAATAGCCTATTCCCTGGACTCATCAGTAAATGGGATTTTCTCTATCGATGCAGACAGTGGAGACATCAGAGTAAACACCATTCTGGATAGAGAGCAAACGGAGCGCTACGAATTCAAAGTGATAGCCAAAGATAAGGGCATGCCCATACTACAAGGCTCTGCAACAGTGGTTGTCCTTGTGGCCGATAAGAATGACAATGAACCAAAGTTCATGCAGGATGTGTTCACCTTCTATGTCAAAGAGAACCTTGAGCCAAACAGCCCAGTTGGCATGGTTACAGTGATTGATGCAGATAAAGGCCAAAATGCAGAGATGAGTCTTTTcattgaggaagaggaggatatCTTCTCTATTGAGAATGATACTGGAACTATTTTCTCCACCCTGTCCTTTGACCGTGAGCAGAAAACCACATATACATTCCGTGTCAAGGCTGTGGATGGAGGTGACCCTCCCAGGTCAGCCACTGCCACAGTGTCACTCTTTGTCATGGATGAAAATGACAATGCGCCAACGGTCACCTTCCCAATAAACAGTTCCTACacccttctccctccatccagtaACATCAGAACTGTGGTCAGAACTGTCATAGCCACCGACACTGACACTGGGATCAACGCAGACCTGAATTATAGCATTATTGGTGGCAACCCCTTCAAGTTGTTTGAGATTGATGGGGGCAGTGGGGTCATCTCACTAGTGGGAAAGCTGGAGCAGAAGCATTATGGCCTTCACAGACTGGTGGTCCAGGTGAACGACAGTGGACAGCCCTCACAGAGCACCACCACATTGGTTCACGTGTATGTTAATGAGACGCTTTCCAATTCTACAGTTGTAGAGGCCCAGGTGGCCAAGAGCCTGAGCACTTCTCTCAACACCAACATCGCCGGTGACCCCAACTATGACCTGGGCAAACAGCGGTTAAGCATTGTCATCGGTGTGGTGTCAGGCATCATGACggtcatcctcatcatcctcattgtTGTCATGGCCCGTTACTGCCGCCCCAAGAATAAGAATGGCTATGAGGCCGGCAAGAAGGATCATGAGGACTTCTTCACGCCACAGCAGCACGACAAGTCCAAGAAGCCcaagaaagacaagaagaaacagaaatcCAAACAACCACTCTATAGCAGCATCGTCACTGTAGAGGCCTCCAAACCCAACGGCCAGCGTTATGATGGTGTTAATGAGAAGCTGTCGGACAGTCCCGGAATGGGCCGTTACCGTTCGGTCAACGGAGGGCCTGGGAGCCCAGATCTGGCCAGGCACTACAAGTCCAGTTCACCACTCCCCACCGTGCAGCTTCACCCGCAGTCACCAACAGCTGGTAAAAAGCACCAGGCAGTTCAGGACCTGCCCCCTGCCAATACCTTTGTTGGCACCGGAGATAACATTTCCCTTGGATCTGACCACTGCTCTGAATACAGCAGTCAAACTATCAACAAGTACAACAAACAGGTAAGAAGACACATTGTCtccatgttcttttttttctcctcctctactcttaAATgtcttctgtttctccctcttagTGTTCTCTCTACCATAATGCTTTCTGACAGGGCTAGTCTCAGTAGTCTTGTTGCCTTTATGGTGCTAATGTGTGTCAAGTTAGCGGTATTGATCTGTTTTGGTTTGGAGTGCCATTCACATGTAATAttgaaagggaagagaagggggtAGATTAGCTTACGAAGGGGTATTGTTACGTCTCGACTAAGCACATCcagctttttcacttttatcaTGGCATGTGTTGAGGCTGCCTTTTCCGACAGGGGTGTCACAACTACTAACCTTGGCACATATGTGTCAGAGTGTTGTAGACAGCTCACATAAGGGTTTGGTTTGCAGTTATTTTATCCCAGAAGGGAGCGCGGCAAGGGAGCTACACTCCCCTCAGCTATGTCAAGCCCTGCCCTGCCCTCTCTTTGTGACAAGGCTACCTTTTCTTCctgtgaaagtaaaaaaaaaaacaagagagagggacGAAAGCTAGACATTGAGAATGCAGCACACACATGGCTTTGTAAGGAATGCTAGCTGCAGTGTCGTGTTTTACAGAGTCTGACTCGGCTTGAGTAGGAACATCTGGGCAGGAGGTCATATTAACATTCTTCTGCACTTCAGCGTCTGCATCAATTCACTGACCTAGCAGTGAAATTGACCCTTTTTATACCACCTCCCGTATCCATCTGCATCTCGTTTCTTTGCACCCATGTCTCCTTCTTCATATCTTCATTTCTTCTCTCATCGACCTGTATTTATTTTACTCTTTTATTCTCCTCTACCCTCCAATTATCGTTAtgtctcttgtcttttttttcttcttctccatttCTCCTCAGCAGCTCTTTGCTACCATTTGCAATGTAAAAATCTTTAGGCGGCATGGCATGATATTAATATTCTAGGGATTGCGTGAATTCATCTATTCACATCTTTATTGTTTTTGCCCCTTTTTGCACTGTTGGACCCAAATGGGTTGAAGCAAGGTTAATACATAATGAAGTCAGTCTTCTTGATTTGCTTTTTCCGGGAAAAGAACACTTACTctattgttttatgtgttttctatGGCAGTCTAATGCATTATTGATCGTTCTCTTACTTGGTGTAAGCAGCTACTCCTTTAGCATTCTGGAGTGCTGTTCTCTCACAGCACACAACTGGGTCCtctctgttatttttgtttttttgttttgctccttttcttcctccagaTTTTTTTCCTATCTCTTTGTTCATGTTGTTATATTCTATGCCCATATTTTTCCTTACACTCTTTTGACACTGTATCTGCCTTTGCATCCCGTCCTTCCACCAATGCTGCCAGTTTTTCCCTctgcatttctttttctctctttctctctccctgtttcagTCTCCTCCATCATACCCCTTGCAATTCTGCACTCTTCCTTGCCTCCTTTTTCCTTGCagtgtctttcttttttaatctcCACTCTCGCCTCTCTTTAtatccctctcccctccctcttgctatttctcttctcaactcgtTGCCCCCCTTCCCCTtacttctctcccttctctttccttgCTCTGTCTCTAACAGCTTCTAATATGGTGTATTCAGTGAGCTGCTTCCCAGAGTGTGAGGAGTGCTGTTGCTTTCGGATGTCTCCTGCATAATTAAAAGGGCACTCTATTTGGTGCTGCGGCAGCAGCATGTATTGTGTGTCACTATGCTCCACttatataattatttatttaccttttacATAAATGCTGCGGTGACTTTTATGGACTGTCCATTTGTTATAATACAGGGCCTTGGGAAAAACTCAATCTGTACGGAGCAgttcaacacacactcatcgCCATAATGCACAGTGGCTACATTCCGAGATAGTATTTTCTTGTGGTTCTTGGCTACTTTATGCTCAAACTGTAAGCGACTTATAAAGAAAGTCCTCAGTGGCCTATTGAGCAATATCAGCTATGTTTATTGTTGTCTGGTGATGCTGGTTGGGTATTCAATATACAATAGATAGCAAGTATTCAAATTGTTTTGTATATCCCTCAGGCTCAGTAATCAAATACTGTTGACACATTCAGTTGAGGTGAATAGGACCTAATTTAATGGCTGCATAAGAGAGCTAATTGAGAAGAAGGGGTGTGTTCATGTGCTCCAATTATGGTATTAAACAGCCACCTCTATATTAGATTAAGTAGTGAAGCGGTCATGCTCTTGCTTTTAGTGACGCTGCATctaaaaatattttgttgtgaGGTAAGGGGATGTACGGCTAAAGACATAATAAAGCACTCAAGGACACTTATGTGCTACAGTTAGACAAATAAAGGCGCAATTTATATACGGTCTGCATTTGCAGTTACAAATTAtgatgtagagtgtgtgtgtgtgtgtgtgtgtgtgtgtgtgtttcatttagAAGAATTATTAATATACCTAAATGTCAATTTTAGAACCCTTAACATGAAATTGATCTCGTTGGATTAGGTATTGCTATTCCAAATTTCATCCTATTATTGAGTTTATATCTAAATTTTGATACGTcattttttattacatattttttatGACTACAAATGAGATTCAAAGCCTTTAAGGGGATTAAGGTTAAGATTTATGACAAGGaatgacatctctctctctctcgctctctctctctctctgtccatcttctcaccacacacacccacaaacccTTCTCTTTTaccattccctctctccctatctgtctgtgaggagagatagaggcagGCACAAGAAAGACAGCCCTGTTAGCGGTATAGAGAATGGTTCCTACTGTTTCACAAGGGAGTTGGGGTTGGGGgtaaagtgagagagggagggagagagagagagagagagagagagagagagagagagagagagagagagagagagagagagagagagagaatggtacTGCCCATTGACTGTAAGCTCTGAGGTATCGggttccgtctctctcttccattgCTCCTCGCCTACCTAATCTTACAATAACTGCACAGGCAGCCTGCTCGGGCAGGTAACCAGGCAACCGAGGGAGTTTATCGGCGAGGAGAGCCTTTCTTTTTAGCCCGTCAGACATTTAAACAGTCATTAAGCTGAGCGAACTGTGAGGGAGAAGCCAGCATGTCACCCAGCAGCTGTCGAGAGCCAGAACAGGAGGGGTGACAGACCTGACATTTCATCCCTTCCTGTAACTCCACTGATTGGATTCTTATCCATACTTTTTGCCTTTGTTTTGCTCTGTGCTGCTACAACAATATATGCTAAGGTCTGCTCCCCACATGCCTGTGTTCAACCCTTGTATTTGAAGACTGATAATCAGTGCATGCACTTAACAGCAGAACACTTAGCTTTATTACTTTTGGCAGTAATTTCTACTCTGCCCGGTGCCAAAAAATCACGCTGTCCAACCATAATGTAGTGAGGAATGAAATCACTGAGCCGTCGAATTAGCACAAGCCATCggtttttgttttatcattgcactTCAAAGAGCCAGTTGTGCCCAGGTGGATCACTTTTAATCAGTGGTGAGTCAGAGCAGCTTGTATTCCATGCTTTCACAGCACAGCCCCCGAGGGCAGGCATAGCCCCAGTCCGCACACTTATCCCAGGTTATCTTGCCTCGGGGTTGATGCAGCTAGCATGACTGGACGTTGCCCTCGGCCCGGCCCGAGTGCTCACCTCCCGCGCCCCGGCCAGCTGTTCCTCCTGTGCCTTCTCGTAACTGCAACCTTTCCAGCACCAGCTTAATGCGGTCGTGGAGCGACTGATTTGCATAGGGCATATTCTCACCCCGCCGCAGTATCACCGGACAAAcaatatcaccatgcaaatggAGGTGACCTGGATGGTGTTTGTGGCCAAAACATAGGATGCGACTGTCCTTCAGGCTCCGTGCAGATCAGGAAACCAATATGGAAATACAGTATTTGCCTCTGGCCTCATTTGTTCTCACCTACAAATGTAGCCATCTAAACACCTAGGAAAAGCCACAATAGACTTAATTTACACTTGCACACCCCCGGTGACCCTGAATATCAATTGTCTGCAGACTCTGCATGGTAGAATCCACAGATTTATATGAACACCTGTATGGAGGAGGCGGCAAATTGCCATCATTCTGTAGACCTCTTTGTACCTCTTGAGCTTTTTCTTTGGCATTCATCACCACTTGTGTTTTGCAAGCACCAAGCTCCCCTGTTGGCGCTCGCACGATTTTATCTTTGAAACCGTTGAGGCAGTCAGTCACTCGTTGAGCTCAATAAGGTAATTACTTGATAAGAGGTTCCACCGGGGCTTTATCGTGTTTGGTCAGCCCCCCCTCCCACGGCCGCTGATACAGGTCAACTTATGGTTAGAGAGAGCAATGCCTGCAGAACAACACCTGTTGTTGCAATGCAAATCGTGCCATAGATAGAACTTCAATACGCTAATGGCAGTGTAAAGTTTCTAAGGGTGTGAGACATGTGAATAAGCAGTGAAGTTTCACCTGGGAAAACAAATATGATAACAGCACTGTAATAGCAACTTCACTGGAATTAAGGATatcaaatataaaatacaaacatCTGGAAGTGAGATGGTGTGCAGTGAGATCAGCTAGTTTCTTTATTGCTACATTATTATTAGCACTTGTCTTTGGTGTGGTGCTGCGTACCACCAACTGTGGCTAATTTTATCAAAATTGTCTTGGATCTATCATGGCTTAATTCAATCTACGGCTGCTCAGGCTTGTTGTTTATGTTCCGAAAGCAAATGGAAGGAGTGAGAGTGCAGAGTAATACTCGTGAAATTGCAGCGGGCAGCATTTTCTGGTATAATTTGGTTTGGTGATTTGAATGCATTAGCTGTAGGGCAATTACTAATTTAAGGATTAGACTTACCTGATACGCAGGCAGAactggcgagagagagaaagtcagagagagagaggtcactgCAATAGTCGGTTGTTACACCTTATGCTATATTACAGTGCGTAATATTCTAACACCGGAGAAGCTTTTCTTTGCTTCCTTTATTTATAGACGAAGCCGTGAAAATTATTCCTCCACTTCCatttctctgactttctcttttcattttcctctctcttcctctctattcctctctctgttctgagcGCACAATAAATTTGTCAGCGAGCCCTGTTGGCTTCGCATGAAAATAAATAGTCATGATTGAAGAAGCTGAAGATGCTCCAACTCATCCGCAACATTTGTCATGATAAGAtgctgaaagacagagaaagggggagtgagggaaggaACAGACAAGACATTTCAGCCGCATGCCACCTTGATTGCTCTCTGCGCTGCTGATTGTAAGTGGCAGTGTCGAGGATGCCACCTTCTTCTCGCCGCTTCTTTCAATTTGATGTCATCGAAAATGGAATTTCATTTCATACTCGGCAGCGATCGCATTAGATAGAACTCACCAGGAAAAAGCTGATTTATATTTGCAGATTATCCTTTCCTGTGGCACTATCAATCACAGCGTACTCACCACATTGCCGACTTGTTTTTCACGGCGATtgttaggggggggggggggggggggtttgtacAGTAAATTGACTTTTACAAGGCTCCCGATGTCTATGATATGCTATGCTAGCCTTGTTGTTTTCTCTATAGCTGTCCCTCTGTATTGACTGTTGAAGCTATGCAGAGCCAACTAAATGAGAACATCACTTAGCTCTACCGCCATACAACCCTAGGGAATAGTCCTCTGTCGGCGAGTTGGATCGCAACATGGATCAGACATAAGGCTTGTTGTTTGTGAGACTAACGGGCAAAACAATGGTGGCAGACCCGCTGTTCCTCATCAAAATTGCAAAATTGTCTGGCGGAGTCAGTCCcataataatgtgattttttgttgttgttttgcacaGAAGGTCACGGGCCATTTGTTCTCTTGATGTTGATTCAGACAGGTTGAAGCATGTTGTTGGCAGGAGGGGTGTTTTCATTTCTACTTATCTTCGCTGAAATTTTTGAATTTCATTGCAGAGATTTCACAACGCGTCGGATACTGAGGCTAGCAAAGTGTGCGCATATGCAGTGTATGTTGTAtgtcggtgtgtttgtgtgcatgcctctctctctctctctctctctctctctctctctctctctctttcacactgtgTAACGGAACATCGTGGCAGATGAATCACTCCCTGTCAGTGTGACTCACATGGGTGCCAGGGTGTCAAGGGAACTGCCAACAGGGTCCGTGGCCCCCCGTCAAGGGGCGGCGATTTAAACCCCCGTCCAGCGCCGGCCATGTTGTCACACACGTCCttcatgaaaatgagaataagagCCATGAAAGGCTGACACTTTGATCCATAATTTACCCCTAAGTGCCACCCTTTGCGCTGGCAGCCAACTGAAAAGCTCCTTAGCGTAAAGTGAACTTGTTTATGAAGAGAGCCGACAGGTGAAAAAAGACACTTTGACTGACATGTTGtttcccagacagacagagggtaGAGGCTGGCGTTGGTGAGATGATAggtaggtctgtgtgtgtgtgtgtgtgtgtgtgtgtgtgtgtgtgtgtgtgtgtgtttgtatgcatacACACCACTGTGCTGACAGGGGAAAAAGTTAATAAGTTCAACAGTGTAATCGGAGCGTTTTTAATAGATACAACCTTCACCTCGGGTTCAGGttcaaattgatttttttcaggccctgacagacacacacctgttctatctctctctccctccctctctctctctcatacacacatacttcccACGTAGTTACTCCTTTTGGCTTTGGCACCAATTTCTTCACCTTCTTCCTTTGTATTGAAATATTAAGATGCGCTGAGATCTCCTGACTGCATAAGCCGCATTAAGAGTTGGCCAGGATAAATAATGCATCCGAAAGCCTAGCGTTTTTTGTCCAAAGGATATAGCTTTTTATTAACAGGCACCGCTCATACATATTTGCTAAGCAGCCGTCTCTGAGTATAATGGATATGACTTGACttgggaagaggaggaatagGACAGCTTGACTGCTTCTATTAGCCCTGTTTTGGTGTGGCGCCCACCATGTGGCCCCCAAATGAGATTATATGTGTATGAAACAGGAGGTAGAGCGCTCACCGACCATCCATCAAAGCCTGGGGGGACCTGTGTGAAAGTTTGCGCATGTGTactcagcatgtgtgtgtgtgtatgtgtgcgggTAAGGGGGTGTACGTTGGTGTGCTAATGCGTGTGCGTGTatagtatgaatgtgtgtgtgtgtgtgtgtgcgtgtgtgtgtggatcctgCGAGGGCtggggaggagagcaaacgggGCCTCCACAGTTCAGCCTCTCCATCATCCTGCACACCAGGCACAAACACAGCGACATGCCTGAGAGGGTTTcaatatcctgtgtgtgtgtgtgtgtgtgcctgtgccatGCCTGTTTATACAAGGATTGCAGTTCATTATATTTGTACGTGTGTCTGGTTATTACATATACTCtccacacacgtgcgcacaggGGCAACTGGGCAAACTGTAAGGTCACCTGTTTTCGTCCCAGGACAGGCTGGGTGGGTGGAGTGAGGCGCTCTCTTGGCGCTCAGCACCTACCATTGAagtgccattgagcaaggcacttgtAACTCTAGTGCCACAGATGTGAATGTGCAAGTAACCATCCATCCCCTTGCAATCACTTCCCAGGACGTTGCTGTAAATACGGATGTGCTTTTAGTCAACTTGATTAAATTGAATAAgggttaaaacacacaaacatgcgaacataccacacacacacaactgtgtAAAAGTCTGTAGCAGAGTGTGAGGCAGCAGAAATATTCATTAGCACGGCGCTCACAGGGGCAGGAGAAGCCCCTGTATCGATGAGGCCTTACCTGGGAGAGAGCAGGCTATTAGCCGGGCCCGATAAATCTTGTCAAAGGCTGGAGgagtctgcctgcctgcctgctgaaGAATGAAGGTCACGGGGCAGCTGGAGTTACGAGCGGCCTCGCAAGCTAGCTGCTATCAAATCAACTGAAATATGAAGTCCAACCAGCCCTTTCAAAAATGCTAATTTTTCAATTTGTCTCTTTCTCGGCCTGTGTTTTCCTCCGCTCTCTTTATGCTGTCAGAAAACAAGGTATAGTTGTACGTTTTCTCACTGGGGCTGTGCCGTTTTCTTGAAAGGATTTCCACAATTTTTATGTATCTTACATCACAATGTGTTCCTACTCACTATAATTTATACCATGGATTTATGTCATATAGCAAAGGAGGATAAGGAGGATATCCTGAAAAAGGGGCATAAGCtatttcataaataaaaaaaaaaatgtgggtaaactgccagtgaggtgagataaatTCACTTGTTGTTCTGTGCagcaagaattttcttgaattgtGTGACAGTATCTTGATATTATTGGCGCGATCTGCCCTATTGCACGATACCGTCACTTATTTAACAAAAAATCTTCaatcaagtgaaactgcattggaaacaagtgagactatctcactccactggcagatttctccACTTCTTTTAAGACAAATCAAAtcttaagatggacattttctgctgcagtggagctctATTTGTGTGCTTGTTGCCAGACTAAGC
This region of Centroberyx gerrardi isolate f3 chromosome 23, fCenGer3.hap1.cur.20231027, whole genome shotgun sequence genomic DNA includes:
- the LOC139927635 gene encoding protocadherin-7, translating into MRTTGAVDYLCYCMLILQFVHQPAAKQVLRYRLAEEGPADVRIGNVAADLGIVAGSGEVTFTLESGSDFLKIDNITGELTTNERRIDREKLQQCQMIFDENECFIDFEVSVIGPAQSWVDLFEGKVIILDINDNTPSFPSPVLTLSVEENRPIGTLYLLPTATDRDFGRNGIERYELIQDNGENSRRLGSSGGRDNGDSYSGKRRFDDGASRSSVFELQVADTTDGEKQPQLIIKGALDREQRDSYELTLRVRDGGDPPRSSQAILRVMITDVNDNSPRFEKSVYEADLPENSSPGAPILQLKAADADVGVNGQIEYVFGAATESVRRLLRLDESTGWLSVLHRIDREEVSQLRFTVMARDRGQPPKMDKATVVLNIKDENDNVPAIEIRKIGRIFLKDGVANVAEDVVVDTPIALVQVSDRDQGENGIVTCTVVGDVPFQLKPASEMEGEQNKKKYFLHTSAPLDYEATQEYNVVIVAVDSGSPSLASNNSLIVKVGDTNDNPPIFSQSVVEVSFPENNAPGERVTTVAAIDADSGKNAEIAYSLDSSVNGIFSIDADSGDIRVNTILDREQTERYEFKVIAKDKGMPILQGSATVVVLVADKNDNEPKFMQDVFTFYVKENLEPNSPVGMVTVIDADKGQNAEMSLFIEEEEDIFSIENDTGTIFSTLSFDREQKTTYTFRVKAVDGGDPPRSATATVSLFVMDENDNAPTVTFPINSSYTLLPPSSNIRTVVRTVIATDTDTGINADLNYSIIGGNPFKLFEIDGGSGVISLVGKLEQKHYGLHRLVVQVNDSGQPSQSTTTLVHVYVNETLSNSTVVEAQVAKSLSTSLNTNIAGDPNYDLGKQRLSIVIGVVSGIMTVILIILIVVMARYCRPKNKNGYEAGKKDHEDFFTPQQHDKSKKPKKDKKKQKSKQPLYSSIVTVEASKPNGQRYDGVNEKLSDSPGMGRYRSVNGGPGSPDLARHYKSSSPLPTVQLHPQSPTAGKKHQAVQDLPPANTFVGTGDNISLGSDHCSEYSSQTINKYNKQPFRRVTFSVVSQPQDPHQQGSLQSCYDSGLDESETPSSKSSSGPRLGALPLPEDSYERTTPDGSVGEAEHMENDSRPLPDVAMTGKCTRECDEYGHSDSCWMPVRTSPERRPSKSTTTPQQPKLSTFMSGNGSGSSSAEQPGSQETLAMAAMANGDPTAAHMMGDRNRNLLNKKMASSSSSYEAFGSPTYGSPGGGEEALGHPTEEIPLAPTGEYKPTSCGTLTRREVYL